In the genome of Streptococcus mitis, one region contains:
- a CDS encoding adhesin, giving the protein MKFNNETRAFGSIRKTRRWGTCGVILGLAALGLMTSPVRADERTENPATNAPYAQTNPTVDSTNDQGSAEKSTGSVEVTVNREKVESAVSAAKEAGLTVKATEVDGGLVTNSDELAKKTAEIESSYNKQATTIVEESKKYKEEVETRTEEIKTITTENKEKKDSYDKAKAQYDKDLADATAKNAQIDKDNQEKNERLKAEKDRVAKENERIKQENALAKTNYEKALADKAKQDDDIDKGNAEAKKAYEEALKTWTNNQNQSEAGLTKYKEQLAKYEKDSAEYKRKLAELQTQQVQGRTNGVTIYGEFDESKRGSLDYYSKLTAVFDEDPTLEVVDGALGANKNTTITLDKNLRLDPNSSTPLHNWINDSRYGGALITGIEQGSEFTLHNVGRTKSGKTISAKLTSRSTPVPEHRIEGSAETYTRLAVWWYKDGSTGPVSPVGFNPFNYLNVEWDIAYFDEATNEPINLGTIAIYSDLDYGQAVRHTYGDNNVGIVVNPWGSKVEANVVRGETYWQGVKTDGIHDSDDPSGLNQWRAGEPWLVGVDDFRGTPEGTILSVGKGTTHHLTYLANGKRSLAPYTEAQSRAYRAYVQDNDRTAGRKISSDLEIYAAEYAFQLWGGRSVINQLEEPKPPLKPSESTKPRPLEPEYKEKNKTPLTPPTEKPLLASPKDEPDTPHVPTPSEPPKPDLKPVPNEVAPREVEVTYTRLRTTPTVEKLVKNSAGTNVNNSSVPKLSEVVWELETKPLAADRKETTIYELTDNLPQGYLLDLAKTVDQNQDFTVTYDKDKHQLKGLLKAEGLAKVNTDLSKAYKAPVLKVYGTVTNDGATYKNNFHLNLNNEFESYSNIVKVTTPGKPNDPDNPNNNLIKPLKHNHNKDGVIIDGKTVLAGSTNYYHITLDYDQYKGIKADPSAILKGFGAIDDYPEEAVTINQSDIRYIDSEGKEVSGISVYQYNSIESVDNDKVKAFLDSSEIKPKGAFQVFLVDDPEAYFNQYIKAGKSVTIIDPMVTKEELRNTGKSFENTAYQVDFGNGYQTDTVVNNVPTVKPSKKNLNKAGVDIDGKQVLAGSVNYYKVTADYSQYKGIEVDKDRIAKGFYIVDDYPEEAVTINQDGVQVTDSKGQVVKGLKKALYESLDKAPSGVQEALKSSNFTPKGAIQVFEAENPEEFYKTYVQTGEVLTITNPMTVKKELGQTGGKYENTAYQLDFGSAYITETVVNNVPTVKPTKKNLNKAGVNIDGKQVLAGSVNYYKVTADYSQYKGIEADKDRIGKGFYIVDDYPEEAVTINQDGVQVTDSKGQVVKGLKKALYESLDKAPSGVQEALKSSNFTPKGAIQVFEAENPEEFYKTYVQAGEVLTITNPMTVKKELGQTGGKYENTAYQLDFGSVYITETVVNNVPTVKPTKKNLNKAGVNIDGKQVLAGSVNYYKVTADYSQYKGIEADKDRIGKGFYIVDDYPEEAVTINQDGVQVTDSKGQVVKGLKMSLYDSLDKAPSGVQEALKSSNFTPKGAIQVFEAENPEEFYKTYVQAGEVLTITNPMTVKKELGQTGGKYENTAYQLDFGSAYITETVVNNVPKIEPKKDVVIDHLSKESLDGKEVKLNQTFNYKLVGSLVPKDRSEQLFEYKFSDDYDETHDDYQSVYQVFTAVDFETSDGQKFKVGDELTKFTSQVVDKAKGKVDISFDETFLKSILETSEFQAEVYLQMTRIQSGTVENTYYHTVNGVEVVSNTVVTHTPEEPKPEEPKKEEPKPEPKPEPKPEPKTPEENPQKPVTQPERSLPSTGEKDSADLLLAALAMGSVATGLLYSKRKKKEA; this is encoded by the coding sequence ATGAAATTTAATAATGAGACACGAGCTTTCGGTTCAATCCGAAAAACAAGACGATGGGGAACGTGTGGAGTAATTCTTGGTCTAGCTGCCTTAGGTTTGATGACTAGTCCAGTTAGAGCAGATGAACGAACTGAAAATCCAGCCACAAATGCTCCATATGCACAGACGAATCCAACGGTGGATTCTACAAACGACCAAGGTAGTGCAGAAAAATCAACAGGTTCTGTTGAAGTCACTGTTAACCGAGAAAAAGTAGAGTCAGCGGTATCTGCTGCTAAAGAAGCGGGTTTGACGGTTAAGGCAACTGAGGTTGATGGTGGTTTAGTTACTAACTCTGATGAGTTAGCTAAGAAAACTGCTGAGATTGAATCTAGTTACAACAAGCAAGCGACTACTATTGTAGAAGAGTCTAAGAAGTACAAAGAGGAAGTAGAAACTCGTACAGAAGAAATTAAAACGATTACTACTGAGAACAAGGAAAAGAAAGATTCTTATGACAAAGCTAAAGCTCAATATGATAAAGACTTGGCAGATGCTACTGCTAAAAACGCACAGATTGATAAAGACAATCAAGAAAAGAATGAGCGTTTGAAAGCGGAGAAAGATCGTGTAGCAAAAGAAAATGAGCGTATCAAACAAGAAAATGCTTTAGCTAAAACTAATTATGAGAAAGCTTTAGCAGATAAAGCTAAGCAAGATGATGATATTGATAAGGGAAATGCAGAAGCTAAGAAAGCTTACGAAGAAGCTCTAAAAACTTGGACCAATAACCAAAATCAGTCTGAGGCAGGTTTAACGAAATACAAAGAACAATTAGCTAAGTATGAAAAGGACTCAGCAGAATATAAACGAAAATTGGCAGAGTTACAAACACAACAAGTCCAAGGACGTACAAATGGGGTTACAATCTACGGTGAGTTTGACGAGTCTAAGCGTGGTTCATTAGATTACTATTCTAAGCTCACTGCAGTATTTGATGAAGACCCTACTCTTGAGGTAGTTGATGGTGCGCTTGGAGCTAACAAAAACACTACTATTACCTTAGATAAGAACCTTAGACTAGACCCAAATAGTTCAACCCCTCTCCATAATTGGATAAATGACTCAAGATATGGAGGTGCGCTTATTACAGGTATCGAACAGGGATCTGAGTTTACGCTACATAATGTTGGTCGTACTAAGTCAGGAAAAACGATTTCTGCTAAATTGACTTCTCGCTCTACCCCAGTCCCTGAACATAGGATAGAAGGTAGTGCAGAGACTTATACACGATTGGCTGTATGGTGGTACAAAGATGGTTCTACTGGACCTGTATCTCCAGTGGGTTTCAATCCATTTAATTACTTAAACGTTGAGTGGGATATCGCTTATTTCGATGAAGCCACTAATGAACCAATTAACTTGGGTACAATTGCTATTTATTCTGATCTTGATTATGGTCAAGCGGTTAGACATACTTATGGGGACAACAATGTTGGTATTGTAGTAAATCCTTGGGGATCTAAGGTAGAGGCTAATGTAGTCAGAGGAGAGACATACTGGCAAGGTGTCAAAACAGATGGTATTCATGATAGTGATGATCCTAGCGGTCTTAACCAGTGGAGAGCAGGTGAACCTTGGCTTGTTGGTGTAGACGATTTCCGAGGTACTCCTGAAGGAACTATCCTAAGTGTAGGTAAAGGTACTACTCACCACTTAACTTACTTAGCAAATGGTAAACGGTCTTTAGCTCCTTACACGGAGGCACAGTCACGTGCATATAGAGCTTATGTTCAAGATAATGACAGAACAGCGGGTAGAAAAATCTCCTCTGATTTGGAGATTTATGCAGCAGAATACGCCTTTCAACTTTGGGGTGGTCGCTCTGTCATTAATCAACTAGAGGAGCCGAAACCGCCGCTTAAACCAAGTGAATCTACAAAACCAAGACCTTTAGAACCTGAATATAAGGAGAAGAATAAGACTCCATTGACACCTCCTACGGAGAAACCTTTATTAGCCTCACCAAAAGATGAACCAGATACACCTCACGTTCCTACTCCGAGTGAACCTCCTAAACCAGATTTGAAACCTGTGCCAAATGAGGTCGCACCAAGAGAAGTTGAAGTTACTTACACTCGCTTGAGAACTACGCCTACTGTAGAAAAATTAGTTAAGAACTCTGCAGGTACAAATGTAAATAATTCATCAGTACCTAAGCTATCCGAAGTTGTTTGGGAACTGGAAACTAAGCCTCTTGCAGCAGACAGAAAAGAAACCACAATCTATGAGTTAACGGACAACTTACCTCAAGGCTATCTACTTGATTTAGCAAAAACTGTAGATCAAAACCAAGACTTTACTGTAACCTACGATAAAGATAAGCATCAGTTGAAAGGTTTACTTAAAGCTGAAGGTTTAGCGAAAGTAAATACTGATTTAAGTAAAGCCTATAAAGCCCCAGTTCTTAAGGTTTATGGTACAGTAACAAATGATGGTGCAACCTATAAGAATAATTTCCATTTGAACTTAAACAATGAGTTTGAGTCTTATTCAAATATTGTTAAGGTAACAACCCCAGGTAAACCGAACGATCCAGACAATCCGAATAACAATTTGATCAAACCTCTCAAACACAATCATAACAAGGATGGTGTTATTATTGATGGTAAAACAGTTCTAGCTGGTTCAACGAATTACTATCATATAACCTTGGATTATGATCAGTATAAAGGGATAAAGGCAGATCCATCTGCTATTCTAAAAGGCTTTGGTGCGATTGATGATTATCCAGAAGAGGCAGTGACTATTAATCAATCAGATATTCGTTATATTGATAGCGAAGGAAAAGAAGTTTCTGGTATTTCAGTGTATCAGTACAATTCTATTGAATCTGTTGATAATGATAAGGTTAAAGCCTTTCTAGATAGTTCTGAAATTAAGCCTAAGGGAGCTTTCCAAGTATTTTTAGTGGATGATCCAGAAGCTTATTTTAACCAATATATCAAAGCAGGCAAATCTGTTACAATTATTGATCCAATGGTAACTAAGGAAGAATTGCGAAATACAGGAAAATCATTTGAGAATACGGCTTACCAAGTTGATTTCGGTAACGGATATCAAACTGATACAGTTGTAAATAATGTTCCTACTGTTAAACCAAGCAAAAAGAATCTGAACAAGGCAGGTGTAGACATCGATGGGAAACAAGTCTTGGCAGGTTCTGTCAACTACTACAAGGTAACGGCAGATTATAGCCAATACAAGGGCATTGAAGTAGATAAAGACCGTATTGCCAAAGGGTTCTATATCGTTGATGATTACCCAGAAGAAGCTGTTACGATCAATCAAGACGGTGTTCAAGTAACCGATTCTAAGGGTCAAGTAGTTAAAGGTTTGAAAAAGGCTCTTTATGAGAGTCTAGATAAGGCACCATCAGGCGTACAAGAAGCTCTGAAGTCTAGCAATTTCACTCCGAAAGGAGCGATTCAAGTATTCGAGGCGGAGAATCCAGAGGAGTTCTACAAGACCTACGTTCAAACTGGAGAAGTTCTGACGATTACTAATCCAATGACTGTTAAGAAGGAATTGGGTCAAACAGGTGGTAAGTATGAGAATACAGCCTATCAGCTTGATTTTGGTTCAGCTTATATCACGGAAACAGTTGTAAATAATGTTCCTACTGTTAAACCAACTAAGAAGAATCTGAACAAAGCAGGCGTGAACATCGATGGGAAACAGGTCTTAGCAGGATCTGTAAACTACTACAAGGTGACGGCAGATTATAGCCAATACAAGGGCATCGAAGCAGATAAAGACCGTATTGGTAAAGGGTTCTATATCGTTGATGATTACCCAGAAGAAGCTGTTACTATCAATCAAGATGGTGTTCAAGTGACGGATTCTAAAGGTCAAGTTGTGAAAGGTTTGAAAAAGGCTCTTTATGAGAGTCTAGATAAGGCACCATCAGGTGTCCAAGAAGCCTTGAAGTCTAGCAATTTCACTCCAAAAGGGGCTATTCAAGTATTTGAGGCTGAGAATCCAGAGGAGTTCTACAAGACCTACGTGCAAGCTGGAGAAGTTCTGACGATTACCAACCCAATGACTGTTAAGAAGGAATTGGGTCAAACAGGTGGTAAGTATGAGAATACGGCTTATCAGCTTGATTTTGGTTCAGTTTATATCACGGAAACAGTTGTAAATAATGTTCCTACTGTTAAACCAACTAAGAAGAATCTGAACAAAGCAGGCGTGAACATCGATGGGAAACAGGTCTTAGCAGGATCTGTAAACTACTACAAGGTGACGGCAGATTATAGCCAATACAAGGGCATCGAAGCAGATAAAGACCGTATTGGTAAAGGGTTCTATATCGTTGATGATTACCCAGAAGAAGCTGTTACTATCAATCAAGATGGTGTTCAAGTGACGGATTCTAAAGGTCAAGTTGTGAAAGGCTTGAAGATGAGTCTTTATGATAGCCTGGATAAGGCACCATCAGGTGTCCAAGAAGCCTTGAAGTCTAGCAATTTCACTCCAAAAGGGGCTATTCAAGTATTTGAGGCTGAGAATCCAGAGGAGTTCTACAAGACCTACGTGCAAGCTGGAGAAGTTCTGACGATTACCAACCCAATGACTGTTAAGAAGGAATTGGGTCAAACAGGTGGTAAGTATGAGAATACGGCTTATCAGCTTGATTTTGGTTCAGCTTATATCACGGAAACAGTTGTAAATAATGTTCCAAAGATTGAACCGAAGAAAGATGTAGTGATCGACCATCTAAGCAAAGAAAGTTTGGATGGAAAAGAGGTCAAACTGAATCAAACATTTAATTACAAATTAGTTGGTTCCCTAGTGCCAAAAGATCGCTCAGAACAGTTATTTGAGTATAAATTTAGCGACGACTATGATGAAACACATGATGATTATCAGAGTGTCTATCAAGTGTTTACTGCTGTAGATTTTGAAACAAGTGACGGCCAAAAATTCAAAGTTGGTGATGAATTAACTAAGTTCACAAGTCAGGTAGTAGACAAGGCTAAAGGTAAAGTAGATATTAGCTTTGATGAAACTTTCTTGAAGTCAATTTTAGAGACATCAGAATTTCAAGCAGAAGTATATCTACAAATGACACGCATTCAGTCAGGAACAGTAGAAAATACTTACTATCATACTGTTAACGGTGTGGAGGTTGTTTCTAATACGGTTGTGACTCATACTCCAGAAGAACCAAAACCAGAAGAACCTAAAAAGGAAGAACCAAAACCAGAGCCAAAGCCGGAACCAAAACCAGAGCCAAAAACTCCTGAAGAAAATCCGCAGAAACCAGTAACTCAACCAGAACGAAGCTTGCCTTCGACAGGGGAGAAGGATTCTGCAGATTTACTTTTAGCTGCTCTAGCAATGGGAAGTGTTGCTACAGGCTTGCTCTACAGCAAGCGTAAGAAAAAAGAGGCTTAG
- a CDS encoding conjugal transfer protein TrbL, with amino-acid sequence MNLDIRELTSSLSSYSSATNQAVNIMADAVRPIGYILLGLFFWFEMASWSQMVKSRGGSLTQKIWLEALMKYLFALIMISASSQICDAILELLNIIVKVIAHVTPTVTTTIDSNISGGKGWFEKQIIGFVGFIVGKVSNIILGIIVFLRYLDLYMLKAIAPLLVAFFMMDSLRSVTINFLKYFAASALIGVILIIVSVVYDSIVATDLLKVTTADNGTWGTAFASIAKGVIYIFVMVGSSRKAKQLLGV; translated from the coding sequence ATGAATTTAGATATTAGAGAGCTGACAAGCTCTCTTTCTAGTTACAGCTCTGCGACAAACCAAGCTGTAAATATAATGGCTGATGCAGTCAGACCTATTGGGTATATCCTTTTAGGTCTTTTTTTCTGGTTTGAAATGGCATCGTGGTCACAAATGGTCAAGTCGAGGGGAGGTTCGCTAACCCAAAAGATCTGGTTAGAGGCTTTAATGAAATATTTATTTGCCTTAATCATGATCTCTGCCTCATCTCAAATTTGTGATGCCATTCTGGAATTACTTAATATTATTGTAAAGGTAATTGCGCATGTAACACCAACAGTCACAACGACAATTGATTCAAACATTTCTGGCGGAAAAGGTTGGTTTGAAAAACAAATTATTGGATTTGTTGGTTTTATTGTCGGTAAAGTTTCTAACATTATTCTAGGGATTATTGTTTTCCTACGTTACTTGGATTTGTATATGCTTAAAGCCATAGCTCCATTGTTAGTAGCGTTCTTTATGATGGATTCGTTGCGATCTGTTACGATTAACTTCCTGAAATACTTTGCAGCATCTGCCCTTATTGGTGTCATCCTAATTATTGTTTCTGTTGTATATGATTCGATTGTGGCAACAGATCTTCTCAAGGTTACGACTGCAGACAATGGTACTTGGGGAACGGCCTTTGCTTCAATTGCCAAGGGGGTTATCTATATCTTTGTAATGGTTGGCTCTAGTCGAAAAGCCAAGCAACTTTTAGGAGTATAA
- a CDS encoding AAA family ATPase, translating into MSLFKSKREKLENAEKKRIERLRRQMKPTTQNTINYTLLHEDGLMHIAREKYSRSFMLGDASYSTAQQDEKESIIDTTMDALNSLDEGSNYQLLVINRRVSDNSLQNILFEETNDGYDDYREELNEMIKERFTTHANNFEVHKYVTISTNADDRKQAQLLLQDIGVSLGTQFQESDITFKEMNGLDRLKVFSELLRGNPYVNFDYREIALSGLSTKSFIAPNRIEFQEKRMIIDDSWAKVLYAHRYPNWMSDRLIRDLTTLGFELAIIIHAEPYENVEILEKIDDAETDAEIGKLRSKRKAAQSGIFDDAVVAGRDQEISEATKKWRDEITEYDQKIFSGLIAVYFKADSQEELQRNEQKIKRAGRKLGVEFEDLYYYQEEALNTILPIGECFVNVKKNFMRKMTTANIATQVPFTNVDLKSESSLARYYGQNQLSNNIITLDRKRDLNTGSGVVLGSSGSGKSTTIKGGEVIPTLLKYPEDRVIIVDPEDEYSDIGRAFGAQMVDISIGSKTHINLLDLPDLDRLDDEDDDPIGDKANLLMGLFESILSEVTDAQIGIIDRVTGVTYERYLTDYFTPTLKEWHQVLKEQPEPEAQDLALAVETYTTGSQDIFAHNTNVDLNHRFVIFNLKKLSHKLKPFALMVIQDYIWNQIVENQGKCTTWVYFDEMQILFKNKAQADFFTTLYSRIRKYGAIPTGITQNVETLAAVEEGRKLLSNSEFMILLKQKPQDLAILKEIVNLTDKQIRYLSRPKAKGTGLIVAGPVVVPFENPIPKNTKLYNLVATDA; encoded by the coding sequence ATGAGTTTATTCAAAAGCAAAAGAGAAAAACTAGAAAACGCAGAAAAGAAAAGAATTGAGCGCTTGCGTCGTCAGATGAAACCTACGACACAAAATACCATCAATTATACGCTGCTCCATGAAGATGGATTAATGCACATTGCACGTGAGAAGTATTCTCGTAGCTTTATGCTGGGGGATGCTTCTTACTCTACAGCTCAACAAGATGAAAAAGAGAGCATCATTGATACAACGATGGATGCTCTTAATTCACTGGATGAGGGCAGTAACTATCAACTCTTAGTCATTAACCGTAGAGTATCGGATAATTCCTTGCAGAATATCTTGTTTGAGGAAACAAACGATGGCTACGATGACTATCGTGAAGAGCTAAATGAGATGATCAAGGAGCGATTTACGACACACGCTAACAACTTTGAGGTACATAAGTATGTGACCATTTCAACGAACGCTGATGATCGAAAACAAGCTCAGTTGTTACTACAAGATATTGGAGTTTCCCTGGGAACGCAATTTCAGGAATCCGATATTACATTTAAGGAAATGAATGGTTTGGATCGTCTAAAGGTCTTTTCTGAACTATTACGAGGAAACCCGTATGTCAATTTTGATTACAGAGAAATTGCCCTATCTGGGTTATCAACGAAATCATTTATTGCTCCAAACCGAATTGAGTTTCAAGAAAAACGGATGATTATTGATGATAGTTGGGCTAAGGTACTCTATGCTCACCGATATCCTAACTGGATGTCTGATCGTCTCATTCGTGATTTAACGACACTTGGATTTGAATTGGCTATTATTATTCATGCAGAACCCTATGAGAATGTTGAAATCTTAGAGAAGATTGACGATGCAGAAACAGATGCTGAAATTGGGAAGCTACGTTCTAAACGTAAGGCTGCTCAATCTGGTATCTTTGATGATGCAGTGGTTGCTGGTCGTGACCAAGAAATCTCAGAAGCTACCAAGAAGTGGCGAGATGAGATTACTGAGTATGATCAGAAAATCTTTTCTGGTTTGATTGCAGTGTATTTTAAGGCAGATAGCCAGGAGGAACTACAACGTAATGAGCAGAAGATTAAGCGTGCTGGACGGAAGCTAGGGGTAGAATTTGAAGATCTTTATTATTACCAGGAAGAGGCTCTAAATACGATTCTACCTATTGGAGAATGCTTCGTAAATGTGAAGAAGAATTTCATGAGAAAGATGACAACAGCTAATATTGCTACGCAAGTTCCTTTTACCAACGTGGACTTGAAGTCTGAAAGCTCACTCGCTCGCTACTATGGTCAAAATCAGTTATCAAACAATATCATTACACTAGATCGAAAACGTGATTTGAACACGGGTTCAGGAGTTGTGTTAGGTTCTTCAGGATCTGGTAAATCTACAACAATAAAGGGTGGAGAAGTTATTCCAACTTTACTGAAATATCCAGAAGACCGAGTTATCATCGTGGATCCCGAAGATGAATATTCTGATATTGGCCGTGCTTTCGGTGCTCAGATGGTGGATATTTCGATTGGTTCTAAAACACATATCAATCTTTTAGATTTACCAGACTTGGATCGTTTGGACGATGAGGATGACGATCCGATTGGAGATAAAGCAAACTTGTTGATGGGATTATTTGAATCGATTCTATCTGAGGTAACAGATGCACAGATTGGGATTATCGACCGGGTAACAGGTGTGACTTATGAGCGCTATTTGACAGATTATTTTACTCCAACGCTAAAAGAGTGGCATCAGGTATTGAAGGAACAACCAGAGCCAGAAGCTCAAGATTTAGCTTTGGCGGTAGAAACCTATACAACTGGTTCTCAGGATATTTTTGCTCACAATACAAACGTGGATCTTAATCATCGCTTTGTTATCTTTAATCTGAAGAAGTTGTCGCATAAATTGAAGCCGTTTGCTTTAATGGTTATTCAGGATTATATCTGGAATCAAATTGTAGAGAATCAAGGGAAATGTACTACATGGGTTTACTTTGATGAGATGCAGATTCTATTTAAAAATAAGGCTCAAGCAGACTTCTTTACTACGTTGTATTCACGGATTCGGAAATATGGTGCGATTCCAACAGGAATCACCCAGAACGTAGAAACGCTAGCTGCTGTTGAAGAAGGTCGGAAATTGCTCTCAAATAGTGAGTTTATGATTTTACTCAAACAAAAACCCCAAGATTTGGCTATCCTAAAAGAGATTGTCAATCTGACTGATAAACAGATTCGCTACTTATCGCGGCCAAAGGCTAAAGGTACTGGCTTAATCGTAGCTGGGCCAGTTGTAGTGCCATTTGAAAATCCAATACCAAAGAATACTAAGTTATATAACTTAGTCGCAACAGACGCTTAG